The following coding sequences are from one Gossypium hirsutum isolate 1008001.06 chromosome A12, Gossypium_hirsutum_v2.1, whole genome shotgun sequence window:
- the LOC107929696 gene encoding 3-hydroxy-3-methylglutaryl-coenzyme A reductase 1-like, with the protein MEARRRSSTKPVQSLKPTKTVSVDEDLTKASDALPLPLHLSNAVFFTLFFSAVYFLLSHWREKIRTSTPLSVVTYSEIIAILAFVASFIYLLGFFGIDFVQSLILRPQTEVWNSEDDDEVADVLLRKEDARKVPCGQALDCSLPPLPPPAPIVTVQKVLDEKPVTVLTEEDEEIIKSVVAGTTPSYSLESKLGDCKRAAAIRREALQRLTGKSLEGLPLDGFDYESILGQCCEMPVGYVQIPVGIAGPLLINGREYSVPMATTEGCLVASTNRGCKAIHLSGGATSTLLRDGMTRAPVVRFGTAKRAADLKLYLEDPDNFDTLAVVFNRSSRFGRLQGIKCAIAGKNLYLRFTCTTGDAMGMNMVSKGVQNVLDFLQTDFPDMDVMGISGNFCSDKKPAAVNWIEGRGKSVVCEAIIKGDIVRKVLKTTVESLVELNMLKNLTGSAMAGALGGFNAHASNIVTAVYIATGQDPAQNVESSHCITMMEAVNDGQDLHISVTMPSIEVGTVGGGTQLASQSACLNLLGVKGASKESAGANSRMLATVVAGAVLAGELSLMSALAAGQLVKSHMKYNRSNKDVSKASS; encoded by the exons ATGGAGGCCCGCCGGCGATCATCGACTAAACCGGTTCAATCTCTGAAGCCAACGAAGACGGTTTCAGTAGACGAAGATCTCACCAAAGCCTCCGATGCATTACCGCTTCCTTTGCATCTATCCAATGCTGTCTTCTTCACCCTCTTCTTCTCTGCAGTTTATTTCCTTCTTTCCCATTGGCGTGAAAAGATCCGGACCTCCACGCCTCTCAGCGTCGTTACCTATTCTGAGATCATCGCCATTCTTGCCTTCGTCGCTTCCTTTATTTACCTTCTGGGATTCTTCGGGATTGACTTTGTTCAGTCTCTGATTCTCCGACCGCAGACTGAAGTTTGGAACTCTGAGGACGATGATGAGGTAGCTGATGTTTTGCTTCGTAAAGAAGATGCCCGTAAAGTCCCTTGCGGCCAAGCTCTTGATTGCTCACTTCCTCCTTTGCCTCCTCCGGCACCGATTGTAACTGTTCAGAAAGTGTTGGATGAAAAGCCTGTGACAGTTTTAACCGAGGAAGACGAAGAAATAATTAAATCCGTTGTGGCGGGAACGACCCCTTCGTACTCTTTGGAATCGAAATTAGGTGATTGTAAGAGAGCGGCAGCGATCAGGCGTGAAGCATTGCAGAGACTGACAGGGAAGTCATTAGAAGGATTGCCTTTGGATGGATTTGATTATGAGTCTATTTTAGGGCAGTGTTGCGAGATGCCGGTTGGGTACGTTCAGATTCCCGTGGGAATTGCAGGGCCTTTGTTGATTAATGGAAGAGAGTACTCAGTTCCTATGGCAACCACGGAGGGGTGCTTGGTGGCTAGCACTAATAGGGGTTGCAAAGCTATTCATTTGTCCGGTGGAGCTACAAGTACTCTATTGAGAGATGGGATGACTAGAGCTCCTGTTGTAAGGTTCGGTACAGCTAAAAGAGCAGCTGATCTGAAGTTGTACTTGGAGGATCCTGACAATTTCGACACTTTGGCTGTTGTTTTTAAcag ATCGAGTAGATTTGGTAGGCTGCAAGGGATCAAATGTGCAATTGCAGGGAAGAATCTATATTTGAGATTCACTTGCACTACTGGTGATGCTATGGGGATGAACATGGTTTCCAAGGGAGTCCAAAATGTTTTGGATTTCCTTCAAACTGATTTCCCAGACATGGATGTCATGGGCATCTCTG GAAACTTTTGTTCCGATAAAAAGCCAGCTGCAGTGAACTGGATTGAAGGGCGAGGCAAATCTGTTGTGTGCGAGGCCATAATTAAGGGTGATATTGTGAGGAAGGTCTTGAAGACTACTGTTGAATCTCTGGTGGAGCTTAACATGCTTAAGAACCTGACTGGTTCAGCCATGGCTGGAGCTTTGGGTGGATTCAATGCGCATGCCAGTAACATCGTGACTGCAGTCTACATAGCTACTGGCCAAGATCCAGCTCAAAATGTCGAAAGCTCTCACTGCATCACAATGATGGAAGCTGTTAATGATGGCCAGGACCTTCACATCTCTGTCACAATGCCTTCTATTGAG GTTGGTACTGTTGGTGGTGGAACTCAGCTTGCATCACAGTCAGCCTGTTTGAACCTGCTAGGGGTGAAAGGTGCGAGCAAAGAGTCAGCTGGAGCAAACTCTAGAATGCTGGCGACCGTTGTAGCAGGCGCTGTACTTGCTGGGGAGCTATCACTTATGTCGGCACTTGCAGCTGGGCAACTAGTTAAGAGCCATATGAAGTACAATAGATCCAACAAggatgtttccaaggcttcttccTAA